In Maridesulfovibrio sp., the following proteins share a genomic window:
- a CDS encoding response regulator, with protein MSSNINLIFLQCVVGILSLLGAVVFSLENPGMILLLCGISLFLLGSGALRLWLYLKKGPHDSEPSSCNGDSHKGEELDGFGADPAMMQILCHEMRTPLAGMIGSLHVLENMNLEPEAKEYVRKCTLSAERFKDTINTLLSGMSGDHDPGTQEHIDPSACIEKAVELFIPAVSIQNRQISLSIDPTAPETIYVDRKGLAQSLFCLISNGLELFSESDLSVGIRAFSAEESGADSILAFYVSGTDCNCVLGHDVFVECLQLTTGKIGADLYFGSDSIYEIGFKLKVKNSWQSASDVVRPVHSLRIMLAEDDISSQVFMRKKLENWGHVVRTATNGWEVINCMADQDYDLVLMDIQMPEMNGFDAIAAIRENESPEKRIPIIVMSAYGRESDFQRMSDLGVDDYIAKPVNTEMLRKSVERLTELGRF; from the coding sequence ATGTCCAGCAATATTAATTTAATTTTTCTTCAATGTGTGGTCGGGATTCTGTCTTTGCTTGGTGCCGTAGTTTTTTCTCTGGAGAATCCGGGGATGATATTGCTGCTCTGCGGGATCAGCTTGTTTTTGTTGGGATCAGGAGCTTTAAGACTCTGGCTGTATTTGAAAAAAGGACCACATGATAGTGAACCAAGTTCATGTAATGGGGATTCGCATAAAGGTGAAGAGCTGGATGGCTTTGGTGCTGATCCTGCCATGATGCAGATCCTTTGCCATGAAATGCGCACTCCTTTGGCCGGAATGATCGGCAGCCTGCATGTGTTGGAAAATATGAACCTGGAGCCTGAAGCCAAAGAATATGTGAGGAAATGTACGCTTTCTGCAGAGCGTTTCAAAGATACGATAAATACTTTACTGAGTGGAATGTCAGGGGATCATGATCCCGGGACTCAGGAACATATTGATCCGTCTGCTTGCATTGAAAAAGCTGTCGAGCTGTTTATTCCCGCCGTTTCTATTCAGAATCGTCAAATCAGCCTATCCATAGATCCTACTGCTCCAGAGACTATTTATGTTGACCGTAAAGGCCTTGCACAGTCTTTGTTTTGTCTGATCAGTAATGGATTAGAACTGTTCTCTGAATCTGATCTTTCTGTCGGAATCAGAGCTTTTTCCGCCGAAGAAAGTGGGGCTGATTCAATTCTTGCTTTTTACGTTAGCGGGACTGATTGCAACTGCGTTCTTGGGCATGATGTTTTTGTTGAGTGTCTGCAATTAACAACAGGTAAAATTGGTGCTGACCTTTATTTTGGATCTGATTCCATTTATGAGATCGGTTTTAAGCTGAAAGTCAAGAATAGCTGGCAGTCTGCAAGTGATGTTGTCCGTCCAGTTCATTCATTACGGATAATGCTGGCAGAAGATGACATCAGCAGCCAGGTGTTTATGCGCAAGAAGCTCGAAAATTGGGGACATGTGGTGCGGACTGCCACTAATGGATGGGAAGTTATCAACTGCATGGCTGATCAGGACTATGATCTCGTACTTATGGATATTCAGATGCCTGAGATGAATGGTTTTGACGCTATTGCTGCGATTCGGGAAAATGAGTCACCAGAAAAGCGTATTCCTATCATAGTGATGAGTGCGTATGGACGGGAAAGTGACTTCCAGCGGATGTCCGATCTAGGTGTTGATGACTACATTGCCAAACCGGTAAATACTGAAATGCTCAGGAAGTCCGTGGAGCGTTTGACAGAGTTGGGAAGATTTTAG
- a CDS encoding chemotaxis protein CheW produces MNAEINSTTNQYLTFTLNKDIYALDIASVREVLELTPITRIPRTPKFMRGVINLRGHAVPVVDMRLKFGMSRTEDTINTCIIIVEVSFDGESTVMGALADSVREVIELTENMIEEPPRMGTTIKTEFIRGMGKQDDDFVIILDINKILSVEELAMLKSVQQDSPSSETVPELKADQGMTLSL; encoded by the coding sequence ATGAATGCTGAAATAAATAGTACTACCAACCAATATCTGACGTTTACGCTGAACAAGGATATTTATGCTCTGGATATTGCCAGTGTACGGGAAGTGCTGGAGCTTACTCCCATCACCAGAATTCCAAGGACTCCCAAATTTATGCGTGGGGTTATCAACTTAAGGGGGCACGCTGTTCCTGTCGTTGATATGCGCTTGAAATTCGGTATGAGCAGGACGGAAGACACAATTAATACCTGCATCATTATAGTAGAGGTCTCCTTTGATGGAGAGAGCACAGTTATGGGCGCGTTGGCTGATTCGGTCCGGGAAGTAATTGAGCTTACCGAGAATATGATCGAAGAGCCGCCCAGAATGGGCACTACTATTAAGACCGAGTTTATCCGTGGAATGGGTAAACAGGATGATGACTTTGTTATAATTCTCGATATTAACAAGATCCTTTCTGTGGAAGAGTTGGCCATGCTTAAGAGCGTTCAGCAGGATTCTCCGTCTTCGGAGACAGTTCCGGAGCTCAAAGCGGATCAGGGAATGACCCTGAGTTTATAG